tatgtctttCGAATACAATCATTATTTGGGCTTATAACAGTTATAACTACGGTACTGtcctaaaaaatacttttgtgttcagttttatattagtttttacTTCACAAGACATATATACGTATATGCAATGAAAACAATTTCACTAATCAACGAATTGTTGAGTTCGTCACACAGTCACAACTTGTAACTTTTGCTTATTGTTTTGAATACTGTTACTATTTAATTGTATAACTGATACAATAAGAACATTAGAGCTATGATAGCTGTAAAATTGAAAGACTAGCCCCGGCCATTATAAAAGACTTTAGCGTCGATTAAAGTTTCAAGTAAAAGCTTTAAACTTCTTACAGAAGAAAATGTTTCGTCATCATTGtgtttattaatagttttaattagtacctatttatttatttactcatagAGGTATAACTTATTACTAAGACATATTTGAATGAAGCTTTTACCATTTTGTGTTAGGTATCcactttgtaaatatgtaaattccAAGTAGTTACTTGTCAAATACCATGAAACCAAACATTTTTATGAGTAGAGCATgtacattttgttattaaagtatatttgttttattatatctatataCTATATACgtattattgtattgtgttttatGGAGATACATATACGTTTTTTCATATTGAACCCCGTAAATAAACTGTTTTCattaacaaattgtttttttattattaaacgttATGGCAAAATTTTCGGCTCTGCAAATAATTTGCTGGATCGTCTTTTTCAGTCCAGTCAGTAAATAAAGTCAAATATTCTAGTTCCGATTCAGTAAGACTATCTCGCTTttcctcgtatttggacttggAAAACAATTTTCTCTTGGAGGTCCGCTTGACTCGGCTTGCGCGGTTGGGGTGGGTGTTCTTGGCGGGCGGCGTGAAGGCCTGCAGCAGCTCGCGCGTCAGCCGGTCGAACTGGCGGAGCTCTCGAGCCGCTTCCTTAGCTCTCTTGAACTTACGACGTTCTGATTCCACATACTGGCCCATAGCGACCTTAATTTTGTCACTAGTCACCGCCTCCAAACGTTGCGAGTAATCCATGTAAAATTCTTCCAAAGCCTTAGCTGTGGTGACAATATCCATATTTACAGGTTTTTCATTGTGTATTCTTTCAACACAAAATTCTAAATGGGTCTGAAGCTTCAAAACCTCTAGAGCACCTACACTCTCATAAAATAAGCcgttcaatattttaaaaaactttgtttctAATTGTGATGCCTGCTGTTCACTAATCGCTAATACtttcttaaaatttttaataatattaagcaCTCCAGCACTGTCCTGTGCAATAATATCTTTGAAAAGTTTGATTCCTTTTTTTAGAAATGTTGCGTGCGGAGCCAGTTGTGTCACATGAGTGAAATGATGCAAGTGCTGCTGTTCTATGCCATCGAACAGTTCCATGAGGTCAGCAGGATGTATAAAGTACAAAGCCGGCGTCACCAGGCGGCTGTAGCACTCTCTTTTGAGATTCTCAAACATTACACTAAACGTGTCTTCATCGTTGGAAATACCATAATCAAAACCTTTTGCTTCTATTTCGACAGATCGAGCGAAGTTTCTGTTCCTATAGCGCCAGCTGGGAGGAGatagataatataaaaatcttcCATACTTTTGTTGTAAAGCATACCTGTAGTGTAGTCCAATAATTTTCGAGGTAACTGTGAAAGATTTTGCCGCCAAACATTGaaattcaagtatttttttataaagttttaact
Above is a window of Helicoverpa armigera isolate CAAS_96S chromosome 11, ASM3070526v1, whole genome shotgun sequence DNA encoding:
- the LOC110370075 gene encoding uncharacterized protein LOC110370075 → MQDEDRHSVVIDIPKLRTFPSLEKPKSKRNTIKKRFKPTDVLTQKFTLPVIKPLPVGVLKKDEVLLPYSVYSKNQEKERREQKKKTSLRDNYKEIQTDLRRRIHTDGPPNDVRTIMDHDPGFFTCVNGSFLSKYIAPYKSLKHLFNSQLRWRQEIGYRHDCMLNIDANFKQEQKVYKTSVERYFEQVKSFDEFVSMDYQKSMMSLSKSDDVKLKLYKKILEFQCLAAKSFTVTSKIIGLHYRYALQQKYGRFLYYLSPPSWRYRNRNFARSVEIEAKGFDYGISNDEDTFSVMFENLKRECYSRLVTPALYFIHPADLMELFDGIEQQHLHHFTHVTQLAPHATFLKKGIKLFKDIIAQDSAGVLNIIKNFKKVLAISEQQASQLETKFFKILNGLFYESVGALEVLKLQTHLEFCVERIHNEKPVNMDIVTTAKALEEFYMDYSQRLEAVTSDKIKVAMGQYVESERRKFKRAKEAARELRQFDRLTRELLQAFTPPAKNTHPNRASRVKRTSKRKLFSKSKYEEKRDSLTESELEYLTLFTDWTEKDDPANYLQSRKFCHNV